Within the Drosophila miranda strain MSH22 chromosome Y unlocalized genomic scaffold, D.miranda_PacBio2.1 Contig_Y2_pilon, whole genome shotgun sequence genome, the region CTTCAGGCTCTAATCTTAACTCTTACTGCTAACTGCGTCGTTAATGTGGTGTAGTGGCGGTGTAACTAGCATTTCCATATTTTTGTAAAAGTCGAATGCATTCTCTTCAAAGTCTTGATGGGACAAAAATTGTATTAAATTATATATAGTAGTGATGATGATAACGCAGATGAACACAAACCCAACCCCATGAAGATGTCACAATAAACTTAAAACTTAATTTATCTACTCAacaatgaaatgaaaaattaTTTTCTTTAATTCTTATGAAGTGTTGTGTGGGTTAGGTCCTCCATGCGCTCGTCCAACATGATGCGAAACCAATCGGGAATGAAGGTATACTGGTTCCTGCCAAGATACGAAGGTTACGAGATCTCCCCCTGGCTAGCATCAAACTTCATCAGATACACGGTCTTGGGGCAGTCGACTACCGACATAAAGCCGCGAATCTGGTCCACCAGCCGCAGCAGGAAATTGACACAGACATTCGGTGACCAGGCTTTTTCCTGCGCAAACAAATTAAAGTGTTATTTCAATCGGAgtatattgtatatatgtactaaCGCAGTCCTTCCAAAGTTGGCGCACAGATAGCTTGTTAATGGTGTGCGCGATGGTGTCGCGGTTAACATTAGCAACGTAAATGTTTTCGATGCCCACCAGAACGCACTTGGACCCCCACTTGAGGGCGTCGCAACGGTTGTGCGTAGCCCATTCATCCACGCTCATACTGTCTAGGCGAAACTGCAGCTCCGTAAAGACATAATTTGAACTATCAGGCGAATAAGAGCAAATTTAAACCGATTTTAAATGTACATTCAAGGCCCCGTACTTACTTCCCGTCACTTCCTGTCCTAAAACCTTCGGCCAGAACTGGTGAATCGAAAATAAAACGTGTGGCATTTATGCTGAAGTAAAACACTCCGTTGTATTGTCCAGTCGGTTCCATTGGGTCGCATGGTTTCGGCATTGCATTTGCATtctctgaaaaaaaaaaaaaaaaaaatactaaatagTAATATTGGATGGGTAATCCAATGCCCTACCGGATAGGAAGTGCCTACGAAGCTTTGCGAGCCAATCAGCATTCAGTTCCTTCATGGGAGAAGTTTTTAGATCCTCAAGAACCACGGGGCTGATGTAAATCGTGTTTCGATACTTGGTCACGGCGAGGGTCCAGTTCTCCTTCATTTCGTAGGGAGTCCTCAAGATTAGTTCAAGAACTTCGGTGGTGCACACAATGTCGTAACTGACTTCCACCTCCAGTTTGGCACTTAGATGGGATGTCCCAGTGCTCTCCATGTACAATAGTATGTTGTCCAAGCCTGGCTGCGATAAGAGTAAACTTCGCGGAGGACTCGGCTCAGAGTCCCCCAGGTGCACTTGGaatttgttcatttttggaACGACTACGTAGCGCAAGCGATTTGCATTGTTCTCAAATATTCCATATGGCGATAAGCTGAAGCCCCCGTGAACCACTGGCTTAGAAAATTCTGGAAAGTCACATCGGTCCGCTTTGGTAATAACGTGAGgttttatatttaataataTTTCATCAGAAATCATCATGGATTCATCTGAAAACGCAAGATTTAATTTTCCTAAAATTGGTTTTGCGTTgcttaacaaaaaaaaatggcaGCGTTAAATACTATGCGCATACTTGCAAACATATTAATGTTTCTTCCAATACACAACTTTCGTTAATCGTTCAAGGTTGCAATGTGTTGTCTAAGCTGGCTTTTAACTTTTACAAATCACACCGGTTCAGCAATTATTTTGGAGGCTCTACTGTGCTTCCCACTCCCACTCACAACAATTTGGCGCAATGCCGGTTTTGGGGATGCCAAGCCTAAACAAACCGGAAGGTTGCCAGACTGCCGCACACAGATGTTCGCATTGAACTGTGTGGCAACCATTGCAAGGTGCGCTGCACGTGTTTCAAATTCGCGTGTGTTGCTTGTTCATTCCCGGGTCTGAGCTCTGAAATTAATTCGAAAGCAGTTAAAAGTAGCTCGAAAGAAATAACAGTATCCGAATACAGTTGACCGGCTACCAAGGCAATGGAGGTAAATGCCATCAAGCTACGATTTTGTGCACAGCGACTTCTGCAGTTGACTGCCAACGAGCCCCAAGACAATTTGTTTGTTCAAAATGTACAGAAGTTCATCAGAAAGAAGGTAAGTGTATGATCATATTTTAGAAATATGTGCCTCAAGACGTGGAACGTCTGTTCTGCAGTCTCAGCGAGCAACTTGCGTGTCCGGCCTACACCGTTCCCTTGGCAGTGAGCTTTGAGGAGCAACTGTTGCTGCTCCTTAGCATGGCCCTGCGATGGGACTCGGCTGGAGACGATATCCATCAATATCATAAGGAGTGCATCGCCCTGTCAAAGCTAATGGACATCTCTGTGGATGCGCAGAGGTAAGTAGAGGTCCCTGTATCGGATGACCAGTCTCAAAAGCACACATTCCCTCTGACACCCGTATAGGTTTGCAAAGTGCTACTTCCACAACAAGCCAGCACCGTTCGAGAAAAGCCAAAGTAATTCCAGCAGTGTCCCCAGCAAAAGGGCAAAGAACGCAAAGGCCAGCCAAAAGTTAGATGAACTGGAGCTCTTGAAATGTTGCTACCAGTTGCTGCGAAGTGACACGTCCTACTTCCGTGAGTTGTGGGACTGGTCCGGTTTCATTGCCACCTACTCGCACCTCGAGACCCCCAGCCCGATGATACAACTCTACTGCAACTACATCATGACCATGCTCACGAATATGAGCCCAACACAGCGGAATGCCCAAAATGCCAAGATATCCACAGAAGCACAGCTCCGATTTGAACGCGAGAAGGAGCAGTCATGGGCCGTAGCCAGGCAGGACGAGGGCTGCTGCTATTCTCCCGAAGACGAAACGCCTGAACAGATGCTGAGCCTGAGCCTCAACCAGAGTGTGACCAACATTGAGGGCGTACTCTTGCCGACATTCAACAAGAAGAATCAGGAATTCTATGCAAGCACTGACGGCTGCTACGATCGCATTGTAAAGGTGGATTCGACGGTTGTAAATCTGCGGAGCATTGCCCTCGGCGTCGCAGCGGCCAAGCCGATTTGCCTCTCCGGTCCTGTGGGCTGTGGCAAGACGACGCTTATTGAGTATCTGGCCCGCAAGACGGGACGCATTTGCCCCAAGCCCAAGGAGATTGACACTCGCGAAAAGGCGCTGCGGAAGGCTGAAGAGGAGGACAAATTGTTGacaccaaaaaaaggaaaaaaggggaaagaaaAGAAGCGGAAACTGGAGGAGGACCTTCCCATCGACCAGGCATTGCTGGATCTGGGTGAAATGTCGCAAAAGCATGGCTTTCTACGGATACAGCTGGGCGACCAGACCGACAGCAAAATGTTATTGGGCCAATATCGCTGCACAGATGTGCCTGGGGAATTCGTTTGGCTTCCTGGTGTCCTCACGCAGGTGAGAAGGAATTGATTAAACTGAACGAGGGTTCTATTTTATGAATGATTATTTGCACTTTTAGGATGTCATGCATGGCTACTGGCTGTTGCTGGAGGATCTGGATGCCGCCACCCAAGACACCTACACAATTCTGAGCAGTTTGCTGGAGAGGCCGTGCCTGAGCGTTCCCGGCTTTCGCGACTCTGTGAAGATTGAGCCAGGCTTTCAATTGTTTGTCACAGTGCGGTAAGAGTCCATGGAGCATTCCAAGCATCTTTATCCTATATTTTATCTCTGTTTTAAGAGCTACAAATCGGCCAGCAATTCGGGACAGAAATCGCTCTATTCGCTGCTGGATAAATATCTGTATACGATCAACGTTTTGCCGCTTTCCCGCAACGAGCTGTGCAAGGTGGCTGTTGCTGGAGGATCTGGATGCCGCCACCCAAGAAACCTACACAATTCTGAACAGTTTGCTGGAGAGGCAGTGCCTGAGCGTTCCCGGCTTTCGCGACTCTGTGAAGATTGAGCCAGGCTTTCAATTGTTTGTCACAGTGCGGTAAGAGTCCATGGAGCATTCAAAGCATCTTTATCCTAAACATTTTCTCTGTTTTAGGACCAACAAATCGGCCAGAAATTCGGGACAGAAATCGCTCTATTCGCTGCTGGATAAATATCTGTATACGATCAACGTTTTGCCGCTTTCCCGCAACGAGCTGTGCAAGGTGGTCAGCACCAACTATCCCAAGCTGGCGACCGTCGCCAATCGAGTGGTGGACGTGTTCCTTACCTTCTCCAGTGGCAATCACATGGCCGCCGACAATCTGCGTCAGCAGGATTCGAACGACAAGGCGGACAACACGGAGAAGTACGTGGCGCTGCCCTTTAAGCAGGCCACACTCTCATCCAGTCCGAACTCGGGCCGCCTGGTCTCAACCCGGGATCTGGTCAAGCTGTGCCAGCGTTCGAATGTCCAGTTCTCGGTGACCAGCGCCGAGTGTGCCTACTTTATGTTCCAGAATGCCGTCGATGTATTCTGTTCGTATCTGCCGCATAGTAGGGAGAAGATCACGCTGATCACGAGCATCGGCGCCAAGTTGGGCATCATTCGCTCCAGATGCGAGCATTTCGCTAATGAATACAAACCGGATGTGGATTTTGGACTGGAGATTATCAAGATCGGACGTGCCAGTCTCCTGGCCAAGTCCGAGCTGCTGTCCAATAATGAGAATGGGGAGCAGCTCTCAGAGCAAGACCTGAAGCGACAGAAACTAACCGAGCAGACCAGGAGGGCCATCGGCCAGACCAGCGTCAAGCGTGCCACCTTCTCGTTTACACGTCTCGCCAGCTGCATCTTGGAACGGATTGCCGTCTGTGTGAGCCACTCGGAGCCCGTGCTGCTGGTGGGGGAGACGGGTGTGGGCAAGACCTCCTCCGTGCAGTATCTGGCCGAGCGCACCGAACACAAGCTGGTCGTCGCGAACTTGAACAACCAGTCGGATGTCTCGGATCTCGTGGGCGGATTCAAGCCCGTCGAACTCAACTACGTGCACTTGCTCTGCGAGACCTTCAATGCCGAGAAGAACATGCAGTTCCTCCGGATCTTTGCCACGCATTACAACAGCGGCCGGCACAGTGTCATCATACGCACTATGATCAGCCTGTGCTATCAGGTGTTCAGGAACACGGATCTAACGAGCCACCAGATGGTGCCGCGTTGGCGCACGCTTTGCGAGAAGCTGCAGAAGCTGCAGACACAGCTGGACAAGAGCATTAACATTTCGTTTGCCTTCATACCCGGTTCCATGGTGAACTGCATCAGCAAAGGCGAATGGGTGCTGCTGGACGAGATCAATTTGGCATCGGCCGAGACCCTGGAATGCCTGTCGACCATCCTAGAGCCAGAGGGATCGGTTGTGCTGCTGGAGCGGGGCGATTTCGTGCCCGTCAAGCGGCATCCGGACTTTCGCATCTTCGCCTGCATGAACGCCAACACGGACATTGGCAAGAAGGATCTGTCCGTGGGCATACGCAATCGATTTACCGAATTCTTTGTGGACGAACTGACGACGGACGCGTACCTCAGTCTGCTGGTGAGTGACTATTTGGCCAACACGGGCATCCAGCGGAAGTCCGTGCACAGCATTGTCCAGCTCTACAAGTCACTGCTTCGCCTCTCCGAGCACCAGCTGAACGATGGCCTGTGCAATCGTCCCGTCTACTCTTTGCGCACCCTGTGCCGCAGTCTGCGCATCTGTGCTCGGAATCTGTGCGGCTCCATTGAGCGGAATCTGTACGAGAGCTTCTGCCTGAGTTTTCTCACCCAGCCGGAGTCGCATCatgtggtgctgctgctaaTTCGGAATGCCCTGCTGAGCAATGCCAAGGCCGTGCTTAGCAAGCAGCTGCCCCGATTGGGAGAGAACTATCTACAGTTCGAGGACTACTGGATACAGCTGGGGGGCCTGGAGCAGCAGTCCTGCTCCCACTACATCCTCACGGAGAGCGTCCAAAAGAATCTGCAAGATCTCACGCGCATCATATCGATTGGCAAGCTGCCCATCCTGCTCCAGGGACCCACCAGTGCCGGCAAGACTAGTCTTATCGACTACGTGGCCCGCCGAAGTGGCAATCGCTGTCTGCGCATCAACAACCACGAGCATACCGACCTTCAGGAGTACATTGGCACCTATGCGGCCGATCTGGAGGGCAAGCTCACTTTCCAGGAGGGTGTCCTCGTGCAGGCCATGCGTCAGGGTTACTGGATCATCTTGGACGAACTGAATCTGGCCTCCACCGACATTCTGGAAGCGCTCAATCGCGTGCTGGACGACAATCGAGAGCTTTACATTGCCGAGACGCAGACACTAGTGAAAGCACATCCGAATTTTATCAATCGCTATAAAGAAATTTACCGGTCTAGTACACGGCTGCATAGCACAGTTAGTCTAGTCGCAGCAGGCAGTTGCCGAGTCGAAAAATATATTTGCTTCAGATTGTAGTACTGACTAAACATGATTAAAATGCGGTGTCTGGCAGCTGCCATGCTAATTTTCGGCTACATTGCCACTACATCAGCCGCCGAGAGTGATGTCCTGGACCTGGGGACGACAACTTCGCATCCACACTGAAGCAGCAGGAGACGACATTGGTTATGTTCTATGCTCCCTGGtaagtgcgtgtgtgtggtgtgaggGGAGCGGGCGTGGCAGGTCGGGAGTGCGATTACCTTAATCAGCTTGTTGCGTCtgctttttaattaaattgcgCTGCGAAGAATCGAATTAAAAGTACACGTCAGCGTTAAGAAGAGGGTCGaacagaagaaaaaaaaaaatctgcGACTACAAAGTCGGTATCAGAGCGGCCATTTTAAGAGAGCTTCAACCAGCTAATGTGTCAATACAACTATCTCTTTGTTCGCATATGAGTGTGAGTAGATTATTAGGAGAAAACTTCAAAGCTATCATTTCCAGATACGAGTGCATACGGTTTTTGTATGTGGGCTTGCCGGCCGGTGGCCGATTTCCATCTCCCCGGAGAGCAGTGAAAGAGTTTTTAAATTACATTTAATCCCCGCATCGTTGGGCTTATCAGCTCTGGAACATAAGCAGTTTAATTAGACGTTGTTAGCAATAAGAGTGCATGATAAGGCAACCCAACTGATAAGTATACGCACCCCATGCTATAATTACAAACTATTCGACTTTTTGGGTAACATGTCTTCCTGTTGTCGTGATAAAAATGATGAACTACTAGCTAAATTTGTTCGAGAAAAGACTGGGACGTGTCCTAATAGACTTTTTCTGTTCTTATAGGTGCGGCCACTGCAAGCGCCTCAAGCCTGAGTATGCCAAGGCGGCTGAGCTCGTCAAGGATGATGATCCACCAATTAAGCTGGCCAAGGTTGACTCCGAGGCTGGCAAGGAGACCTGCAGCAAGTACTCAGTGAGCGGCTATCCCACACTGAAAATATTCCGTCAGGATGAAGTTTCGCAGGACTACAGCGGACCACGTGAGGCCATCGGCATTGCGAAATACATGCGCGCTCAAGTTGGACCTGCCTCTAAGAATGTGCGCTCTGTGGAGGAGCTCGCCAAGTTCCTGGACACCAAGGAGACCTCAATCTTTGGTAGCTTTGAAGACATTGACTCCAAGCTGGCGAAGATCTTCCTCAAGTTTGCCGACAAGAACCGCGAGAAGTATCGCTTTGGCCACAGCAGCGACGAGGAGGTGTTGAAGAAGAATGGTGAAACGTAAATGATGCCATGTCAAGACTGCAAATGCGTTTATTATACTTTATATAATTTGTTACGCCTCCGGAAATAAAAAATAGCTTTTAAGTTTTGTCCCTTGTCACAAATAACCAAAGTATTCGATGGCTCTTGTCTTCCGTACAGCGATAAGATTTGGGTGATCCGTGCTCCACATTTGAGCAACAAGTTTGAGGCTTCCACAGTCAAGTTTGAGGGAAGCGCTGAGTCCGACCTGACCACCTTCATCAAGGAGAATTAGTAAGTGATCTCTTTTCTATATCCTCCCCCAAGCACACTCTTAATTTACGTTCGTTCAATCTCTGCAGCCATGGCTTGGTTGGTCATCGTACCCAGGACACTTCGCGGGACTTCCAGAACCCCCTGATCACCGCCTACTACAGCGTCGACTACCAGAAGAATCCCAAGGGCACCAACTACTGGCGCAACCGTGTCCTCAAGGTGGCCAAGGAATTTGCCGGCCAAATTAGCTTTGCCATCAGCTCCAAGGACGACTTCCAGCACGAATTGAACGAATACGGCTACGATTTTGTTGGTGACAAGCCCATCGTTTTGGCCCGTGATGCCAAGAATCTCAAGTACTCTCTGAAGGACGAGTTCTGCGTGGAGAACCTACAAGATTTTGTTGAGAAGCTGCTGGCCGACGAACTGGAGCCATATGTCAAGAGCGAGCCCGTCCCAGAGTCGAACGATACTCCGGTCAAGGTGGCTGTAGCTAAGAACTTTGACGATCTGCTGATCAACAACGGCAAGGACACGCTCATTGAGTTCTACGCCCCATGGTGCGGCCACTGCAAGAAGCTCCCATCTACGAGGAGCTGGCCGAGAAACTGCAAGACGAGGATGTGGTCATTTTCAAAATGGATGCCACGGCCAACGATGTGCCACCAGAGTTCAATGTGCGTGGATTCCCCACACTCTACTGGCTCCCCAAGGACTCGAAGAATAAGCCCGTAAGCTACAACGGGGGTCGCGAGGTCGATGATTTCATCAAATACATTGCCAAGGAGGCGACCACAGAACTGAAGAGCTTCGACCGTGACGGAAGGCCCAAGAAGACCGAGCTCTAAGCTCCAGGCTCTAATCTTAACTCTTACTGCTAACTGCGTCGTTAATGTGGTGTAGTGGCGGTGTAACTAGCATTTCCATATTTTTGTAAAAGTCGAATGCATTCTCTTCAAAGTCTTGATGGGACAAAAATTGTATTAAATTATATATAGTAGTGATGATGATAACGCAGATGAACACAAACCCAACCCCATGAAGATGTCACAATAAACTTAAAACTTAATTTATCTACTCAacaatgaaatgaaaaattaTTTTCTTTAATTCTTATGAAGTGTTGTGTGGGTTAGGTCCTCCATGCGCTCGTCCAACATGATGCGAAACCAATCGGGAATGAAGGTATACTGGTTCCTGCCAAGATACGAAGTGTACGAGATCTCCCCCTGGCTAGCATCAAACTTCATCAGATACACGGTCTTGGGGCAGTCGACTACCGACATAAAGCCGCGAATCTGGTCCACCAGCCGCAGCAGGAAATTGACACAGACATTCGGTGACCAGGCTTTTTCCTGCGCAAACAAATTAAAGTGTTATTTCAATCGGAgtatattgtatatatgtactaaCGCAGTCCTTCCAAAGTTGGCGCACAGATAGCTTGTTAATGGTGTGCGCGATGGTGTCGCGGTTAACATTAGCAACGTAAATGTTTTCGATGCCCACCAGAACGCACTTGGACCACCACTTGAGGGCGTCGCAACGGTTGTGCGTAGCCCATTCATCCACGCTCATACTGTCTAGGCGAAACTGCAGCTCCGTAAAGACATAATTTGAACTATCAGGCGAATAAGAGCAAATTTAAACCGATTTTAAATGTACATTCAAGGCCCCGTACTTACTTCCCGTCACTTCCTGTCCTAAAACCTTCGGCCAGAACTGGTGAATCGAAAATAAAACGTGTGGCATTTATGCTGAAGTAAAACACTCCGTTGTATTGTCCAGTCGGTTCCATTGGGTCGCATGGTTTCGGCATTGCATTTGCATtctctgaaaaaaaaaacaaaaaaaatactaaatagTAATATTGGATGGGTAATCCAATGCCCTACCGGATAGGAAGTGCCTACGAAGCTTTGCGAGCCAATCAGCATTCAGTTCCTTCATGGGAGAAGTTTTTAGATCCTCAAGAACCACGGGGCTGATGTAAATCGTGTTTCGATACTTGGTCACGGCGAGGGTCCAGTTCTCCTTCATTTCGTAGGGAGTCCTCAAGATTAGTTCAATAACTTCGGTGGTGCACACAATGTCGTAACTGACTTCCACCTCCAGTTTGGCACTTAGATGGGATGTCCCAGTGCTCTCCATGTACAATAGTATGTTGTCCAAGCCTGGCTGCGATAAGAGTAAACTTCGCGGAGGACTCGGCTCAGAGTCCCCCAGGTGCACTTGGaatttgttcatttttggaACGACTACGTAGCGCAAGCGATTTGCATTGTTCTCAAATATTCCATATGGCGATAAGCTGAAGCCCCCGTGAACCACTGGCTTAGAAAATTCTGGAAAGTCACATCGGTCCGCTTTGGTAATAACGTGAGgttttatatttaataataTTTCATCAGAAATCATCATGGATTCATCTGAAAACGCAAGATTTAATTTTCCTAAAATTGGTTTTGCGTTgcttaacaaaaaaaaatggcaGCGTTAAATACTATGCGCATACTTGCAAACATATTAATGTTTCTTCCAATACACAACTTTCGTTAATCGTTCAAGGTTGCAATGTGTTGTCTAAGCTGGCTTTTAACTTTTACAAATCACACCGGTTCAGCAATTATTTTGGAGGCTCTACTGTGCTTCCCACTCCCACTCACAACAATTTGGCGCAATGCCGGTTTTGGGGATGCCAAGCCTAAACAAACCGGAAGGTTGCCAGACTGCCGCACACAGATGTTCGCATTGAACTGTGTGGCAACCATTGCAAGGTGCGCTGCACGTGTTTCAAATTCGCGTGTGTTGCTTGTTCATTCCCGGGTCTGAGCTCTGAAATTAATTCGAAAGCAGTTAAAAGTAGCTCGAAAGAAATAACAGTATCCGAATACAGTTGACCGGCTACCAAGGCAATGGAGGTAAATGCCATCAAGCTACGATTTTGTGCACAGCGACTTCTGCAGTTGACTGCCAACGAGCCCCAAGACAATTTGTTTGTTCAAAATGTACAGAAGTTCATCAGAAAGAAGGTAAGTGTATGATCATATTTTAGAAATATGTGCCTCAAGACGTGGAACGTCTGTTCTGCAGTCTCAGCGAGCAACTTGCGTGTCCGGCCTACACCGTTCCCTTGGCAGTGAGCTTTGAGGAGCAACTGTTGCTGCTCCTTAGCATGGCCCTGCGATGGGACTCGGCTGGAGACGATATCCATCAATATCATAAGGAGTGCATCGCCCTGTCAAAGCTAATGGACATCTCTGTGGATGCGCAGAGGTAAGTAGAGGTCCCTGTATCGGATGACCAGTCTCAAAAGCACACATTCCCTCTGACACCCGTATAGGTTTGCAAAGAGCTACTTCCACAACAGGCCAGCACCGTTCGAGAAAAGCCAAAGTAATTCCAGCAGTGTCCCCAGCAAAAGGGCAAAGAACGCAAAGGCCAGCCAAAAGTTAGATGAACTGGAGCTCTTGAAATGTTGCTACCAGTTGCTGCGAAGTGACACGTCCTACTTCCGTCAATTGTGGGACTGGTCCGGCTTCATTGCCACCTACTCGCACCTCGAGACCCCCTGCCCGATGATACAGCTCTACTGCAACTACATCATGGCCATGCTCACGAATATGAGCCCAACACAGCGGAATGCCCAAAATGCCAAGATATCCACAGAAGCACAGCTCCGATTTGAACGCGAGAAGGAACAGTCATGGGCCGTAGCCAGGCAGGCCGAGGGCTGCTGCTATTCTCCCGAAGACGAAACGCCTGAACAGATGCTGAGCCTGAGCCTCAACCAGAGTGTGACCAACATTGAGGGCGTACTCTTGCCGACATTCAACAATAAGAATCAGGAATGCTATGCAAGCACTGACGGCGGCTACGGTCGCATTGTAAAGGTGGATTCGACGGTTGTAAATCTGCGGAGCATTGCCCTCGGCGTCGCAGCGGCCAAGCCGATTTGCCTCTCCGGTCCTGTGGGCTGTGGCAAGACGACGCTTATTGAGTATCTGGCCCGCAAGACGGGACACATTTGCCCCAAGCCCAAGGAGATTGACACTCGCGAAAAGGCGCTGCGAAAGGCTGAAGAGGAGGACAAATTGTTGacaccaaaaaaaggaaaaaaggggaaagaaaAGAAGCGGAAACTGGAGGAGGACCTTCCCATCGACCAGGCATTGCTGGATCTGGGTGAAATGTCGCAAAAGCATGGCTTTCTACGGATACAGCTGGGCGACCAGACCGACAGCAAAATGCAATTGGGCCAATATCGCTGCACAGATGTGCCTGGGGAATTCGTTTGGCTTCCTGGTGTCCTCACGCAGGTGAGAAGGAATTGATTAAACTGAACGAGGGTTCTATTATATGAATGATTATTTGCACTTTTAGGCTGTCATGCATGGCTACTGGCTGTTGCTGGAGGATCTGGATGCCGCCACCCAAGACACCTACACAATTCTGAGCAGTTTGCTGGAGAGGCAGTGCCTGAGCGTTCCCGGCTTTCGCGACTCTGTGCAGATTGAGCCAGGCTTTCAATTGTTTGTCACAGTGCGGTAAGAGTCCATGGAGCATTCAAAACATCTTTATCCTAAACATTTTCTCTGTTTTAGGACCAACAAATCGGCCAGCAATTCGGGACAGAAATCGCTCTATTCGCTGCTGGATAAATATCTGTATACGATCAACGTTTTGCCGCTTTCCCGCAACGAGCTGTGCAAGGTGGTCAGCACCAACTATCCCAAGCTGGCGACCGTCGCCAATCGAGTGGTGGACGTGTTTCTTACCTTCTCCAGTGGCAATCACATGGCCGCCGACAATCTGCGTCAGCAGGATTCGAACGACAAGGCGGACAACACGGAGAAGTACGTGGCGCTGCCCTTTAAGCAGGTCACACTCTCATCCAGTCCGAACTCGGGCCGCCTGGTCTCGACCCGGGATCTGGTCAAGCTGGGCCAGCGTTCGAATGCCCAGTTCTCGGTGACCAGCGCCGAGTGTGCCTACTTTATGTTCCAGAATGCCGTCGATGTATTCTGTTCGTATCTGCCGCATAGTAGGGAGAAGATCACGCTGATCACGAGCATCGGCGCCAAGTTGGGCATCATTCGCTCCAGATGCGAGCATTTCGCTAATGAATACAAACCTGATGTGGATTTTGGACTGGAGATTATCAAGATCGGACGTGCCAGTCTCCTGGCCAAGTCCGAGCTGCTGTCCAATAATGAGAATGGGGAGCAGCTCTCAGAGCAAGACCTGAAGCGACAGAAACTAACCGAGCAGACCAGGAGGGCCATCGGCCAGACCAGCGTCAAGCGTGCCACCTTCTCGTTTACACGTCTCGCCAGCTGCATCTTGGAACGGATTGCCGTCTGTGTGAGCCACTCGGAGCCCGTGCTGCTGGTGGGGGAGACGGGTGTGGGCAAGACCTCCTCCGTGCAGTATCTGGCCGAGCGCACCGAACACAAGCTGGTCGTCGTGAACATGAACAACCAGTCGGATGTCTCGGATCTCGTGGGCGGATTCAAGCCCGTCGAACTCAACTACGTGCACTTGCTCTGCGAGACCTTCAATGCCGAGAAGAACATGCAGTTCCTCCGGATCTTTGCCACGCATTACAACAGCGGCCGGCACAGTGTCATCATACGCACTATGATCAGCCTGTGCCATCAGGTGTTCAGGAACACGGATCTAAAGAGCCACCAGATGGTGCCGCGTTGGCGCACGCTTTGCGAGAAGCTGCAGAAGCTGCAGACACAGCTGGACAAGAGCATTAACATTTCGTTTGCCTTCATACCCGGTTCCCTGGTGAACTGCATCAGCAAAGGCTGCTGGACGATAAGCTATCGTCTTATCGGCGATAAGCTG harbors:
- the LOC117193841 gene encoding midasin-like, which codes for MYRSSSERSLSEQLACPAYTVPLAVSFEEQLLLLLSMALRWDSAGDDIHQYHKECIALSKLMDISVDAQRFAKCYFHNKPAPFEKSQSNSSSVPSKRAKNAKASQKLDELELLKCCYQLLRSDTSYFRELWDWSGFIATYSHLETPSPMIQLYCNYIMTMLTNMSPTQRNAQNAKISTEAQLRFEREKEQSWAVARQDEGCCYSPEDETPEQMLSLSLNQSVTNIEGVLLPTFNKKNQEFYASTDGCYDRIVKVDSTVVNLRSIALGVAAAKPICLSGPVGCGKTTLIEYLARKTGRICPKPKEIDTREKALRKAEEEDKLLTPKKGKKGKEKKRKLEEDLPIDQALLDLGEMSQKHGFLRIQLGDQTDSKMLLGQYRCTDVPGEFVWLPGVLTQDVMHGYWLLLEDLDAATQDTYTILSSLLERPCLSVPGFRDSVKIEPGFQLFVTVRATNRPAIRDRNRSIRCWINICIRSTFCRFPATSCARWLLLEDLDAATQETYTILNSLLERQCLSVPGFRDSVKIEPGFQLFVTVRTNKSARNSGQKSLYSLLDKYLYTINVLPLSRNELCKVVSTNYPKLATVANRVVDVFLTFSSGNHMAADNLRQQDSNDKADNTEKYVALPFKQATLSSSPNSGRLVSTRDLVKLCQRSNVQFSVTSAECAYFMFQNAVDVFCSYLPHSREKITLITSIGAKLGIIRSRCEHFANEYKPDVDFGLEIIKIGRASLLAKSELLSNNENGEQLSEQDLKRQKLTEQTRRAIGQTSVKRATFSFTRLASCILERIAVCVSHSEPVLLVGETGVGKTSSVQYLAERTEHKLVVANLNNQSDVSDLVGGFKPVELNYVHLLCETFNAEKNMQFLRIFATHYNSGRHSVIIRTMISLCYQVFRNTDLTSHQMVPRWRTLCEKLQKLQTQLDKSINISFAFIPGSMVNCISKGEWVLLDEINLASAETLECLSTILEPEGSVVLLERGDFVPVKRHPDFRIFACMNANTDIGKKDLSVGIRNRFTEFFVDELTTDAYLSLLVSDYLANTGIQRKSVHSIVQLYKSLLRLSEHQLNDGLCNRPVYSLRTLCRSLRICARNLCGSIERNLYESFCLSFLTQPESHHVVLLLIRNALLSNAKAVLSKQLPRLGENYLQFEDYWIQLGGLEQQSCSHYILTESVQKNLQDLTRIISIGKLPILLQGPTSAGKTSLIDYVARRSGNRCLRINNHEHTDLQEYIGTYAADLEGKLTFQEGVLVQAMRQGYWIILDELNLASTDILEALNRVLDDNRELYIAETQTLVKAHPNFINRYKEIYRSSTRLHSTVSLVAAGSCRVEKYICFRL
- the LOC117192184 gene encoding protein cutoff-like isoform X1 — its product is MFARKLNLAFSDESMMISDEILLNIKPHVITKADRCDFPEFSKPVVHGGFSLSPYGIFENNANRLRYVVVPKMNKFQVHLGDSEPSPPRSLLLSQPGLDNILLYMESTGTSHLSAKLEVEVSYDIVCTTEVIELILRTPYEMKENWTLAVTKYRNTIYISPVVLEDLKTSPMKELNADWLAKLRRHFLSENANAMPKPCDPMEPTGQYNGVFYFSINATRFIFDSPVLAEGFRTGSDGNSNYVFTELQFRLDSMSVDEWATHNRCDALKWWSKCVLVGIENIYVANVNRDTIAHTINKLSVRQLWKDCEKAWSPNVCVNFLLRLVDQIRGFMSVVDCPKTVYLMKFDASQGEISYTSYLGRNQYTFIPDWFRIMLDERMEDLTHTTLHKN
- the LOC117192184 gene encoding protein cutoff-like isoform X2, which gives rise to MFANESMMISDEILLNIKPHVITKADRCDFPEFSKPVVHGGFSLSPYGIFENNANRLRYVVVPKMNKFQVHLGDSEPSPPRSLLLSQPGLDNILLYMESTGTSHLSAKLEVEVSYDIVCTTEVIELILRTPYEMKENWTLAVTKYRNTIYISPVVLEDLKTSPMKELNADWLAKLRRHFLSENANAMPKPCDPMEPTGQYNGVFYFSINATRFIFDSPVLAEGFRTGSDGNSNYVFTELQFRLDSMSVDEWATHNRCDALKWWSKCVLVGIENIYVANVNRDTIAHTINKLSVRQLWKDCEKAWSPNVCVNFLLRLVDQIRGFMSVVDCPKTVYLMKFDASQGEISYTSYLGRNQYTFIPDWFRIMLDERMEDLTHTTLHKN